One genomic region from Streptomyces sp. Li-HN-5-11 encodes:
- a CDS encoding wax ester/triacylglycerol synthase family O-acyltransferase, whose product MTSDLLAPLDLAFWNIESADHPMHLGALGIFSAHSPTAGAHAADLLAARAAAVPGLRMRIRDVWRPLDLRRPLAVGLRGPLSFGGAAREPDPGFDPLNHVRLHAPAANFHAEAGRLMQRSLERNRPPWEAHVLPGQDGVSFAVLFKFHHALADGLRALTLAAAVLDPMDLPTPRPRPAEPARGLVPDVRRLPGLVRGALSDVGRALDIGACVARSTLATRPVPALTAEPTGTRRTAGVVLDIDDVHLVRKAVGGTVNDVLIAVVAGALRRWLDERGDGSAGAAPRALIPVSKRRPRTAHPQGNRLSGYLMELPVGDPDPLRRLAAVRTAMDRNKDAGPNRGAGAVALLADHVPALGHRLGGPLVSQAARLWFDILVTSVPLPGVGLKLGGHPLTAVYPFAPLARGQSLAIAISTYRGHVHYGLVADAKAVPDLNRLARAVSEEVETLITVCGP is encoded by the coding sequence TTGACTTCTGACCTGCTCGCTCCCCTCGACCTGGCGTTCTGGAACATCGAGTCCGCCGACCATCCCATGCACCTCGGGGCCCTCGGGATCTTCTCGGCCCACTCGCCCACCGCCGGCGCCCACGCGGCCGACCTGCTCGCCGCGCGCGCCGCCGCCGTGCCCGGACTGCGCATGCGCATCCGGGACGTGTGGCGGCCCCTCGACCTGCGCCGGCCCCTCGCGGTCGGGCTGCGCGGGCCTCTCAGCTTCGGCGGCGCCGCCCGCGAGCCCGATCCCGGCTTCGACCCGCTGAACCACGTCCGGCTGCACGCTCCGGCCGCGAACTTCCACGCGGAGGCCGGCCGGCTCATGCAGCGCTCGCTGGAGCGCAACCGCCCGCCGTGGGAGGCGCATGTGCTGCCCGGCCAGGACGGCGTCTCCTTCGCCGTGCTGTTCAAGTTCCATCACGCCCTCGCCGACGGCCTGCGCGCCCTGACCCTGGCCGCGGCCGTCCTCGACCCGATGGACCTGCCCACGCCCCGGCCCCGCCCGGCCGAGCCGGCCCGCGGCCTGGTGCCCGACGTCCGCAGGCTGCCCGGGCTGGTGCGCGGCGCGCTGTCCGACGTCGGACGCGCCCTCGACATCGGCGCCTGTGTCGCCCGCTCCACCCTCGCCACCCGTCCCGTGCCGGCCCTGACCGCCGAGCCGACCGGGACCCGCCGCACGGCCGGCGTGGTCCTCGACATCGACGACGTCCACCTGGTGCGCAAGGCCGTCGGAGGCACCGTCAACGACGTGCTGATCGCGGTCGTCGCGGGAGCCCTGCGCCGCTGGCTCGACGAGCGCGGCGACGGCAGCGCGGGCGCCGCGCCCCGCGCCCTGATCCCGGTCTCCAAGCGCCGCCCGCGCACCGCCCATCCGCAGGGCAACCGGCTCTCCGGCTACCTGATGGAGCTGCCCGTCGGCGACCCGGACCCGCTGCGCCGCCTCGCCGCCGTGCGCACCGCGATGGACCGCAACAAGGACGCCGGTCCCAACCGCGGCGCGGGCGCGGTCGCACTGCTCGCCGACCACGTGCCGGCCCTCGGCCATCGGCTGGGCGGACCGCTGGTGAGCCAGGCGGCCCGGCTGTGGTTCGACATCCTCGTCACCAGCGTGCCGCTGCCCGGAGTCGGCCTGAAGCTCGGCGGCCATCCGCTCACCGCGGTCTATCCCTTCGCGCCGCTGGCCCGGGGCCAGTCCCTGGCGATCGCGATCTCGACCTACCGCGGCCACGTCCACTACGGGCTGGTCGCCGACGCGAAGGCCGTGCCGGACCTGAACCGGCTCGCGCGCGCCGTGTCCGAGGAGGTGGAAACCCTCATCACGGTCTGCGGACCTTGA